The Homo sapiens chromosome 5, GRCh38.p14 Primary Assembly genome includes a window with the following:
- the SELENOP gene encoding selenoprotein P isoform 1 precursor (UGA stop codons recoded as selenocysteine; isoform 1 precursor is encoded by transcript variant 2) yields MWRSLGLALALCLLPSGGTESQDQSSLCKQPPAWSIRDQDPMLNSNGSVTVVALLQASUYLCILQASKLEDLRVKLKKEGYSNISYIVVNHQGISSRLKYTHLKNKVSEHIPVYQQEENQTDVWTLLNGSKDDFLIYDRCGRLVYHLGLPFSFLTFPYVEEAIKIAYCEKKCGNCSLTTLKDEDFCKRVSLATVDKTVETPSPHYHHEHHHNHGHQHLGSSELSENQQPGAPNAPTHPAPPGLHHHHKHKGQHRQGHPENRDMPASEDLQDLQKKLCRKRCINQLLCKLPTDSELAPRSUCCHCRHLIFEKTGSAITUQCKENLPSLCSUQGLRAEENITESCQURLPPAAUQISQQLIPTEASASURUKNQAKKUEUPSN; encoded by the exons ATGTGGAGAAGCCTGGGGCTTGCCCTGGCTCTCTGTCTCCTCCCATCGGGAGGAACAGAGAGCCAGGACCAAAGCTCCTTATGTAAGCAACCCCCAGCCTGGAGCATAAGAGATCAAGATCCAATGCTAAACTCCAATGGTTCAGTGACTGTGGTTGCTCTTCTTCAAGCCAGCTGATACCTGTGCATACTGCAGGCATCTAA ATTAGAAGACCTGCGAGTAAAACTGAAGAAAGAAGGATATTCTAATATTTCTTATATTGTTGTTAATCATCAAGGAATCTCTTCTCGATTAAAATACACACATCTTAAGAATAAGGTTTCAGAGCATATTCCTGTTTATCAacaagaagaaaaccaaacagaTGTCTGGACTCTTTTAAATGGAAGCAAAGATGACTTCCTCATATATGATAG ATGTGGCCGTCTTGTATATCATCTTGGTTTGCCTTTTTCCTTCCTAACTTTCCCATATGTAGAAGAAGCCATTAAGATTGCttactgtgaaaagaaatgtggaAACTGCTCTCTCACg ACTCTCAAAGATGAAGACTTTTGTAAACGTGTATCTTTGGCTACTGTGGATAAAACAGTTGAAACTCCATCGCCTCATTACCATCATGAGCATCATCACAATCATGGACATCAGCACCTTGGCAGCAGTGAGCTTTCAGAGAATCAGCAACCAGGAGCACCAAATGCTCCTACTCATCCTGCTCCTCCAGGCCTTCATCACCACCATAAGCACAAGGGTCAGCATAGGCAGGGTCACCCAGAGAACCGAGATATGCCAGCAAGTGAAGATTTACAAGATTTACAAAAGAAGCTCTGTCGAAAGAGATGTATAAATCAATTACTCTGTAAATTGCCCACAGATTCAGAGTTGGCTCCTAGGAGCTGATGCTGCCATTGTCGACATCTGATATTTGAAAAAACAGGGTCTGCAATCACCTGACAGTGTAAAGAAAACCTCCCATCTTTATGTAGCTGACAGGGACTTCGGGCAGAGGAGAACATAACTGAATCTTGTCAGTGACGTTTGCCTCCAGCTGCCTGACAAATAAGTCAGCAGCTTATACCCACAGAAGCCAGTGCCAGTTGACGCTGAAAGAATCAGGCAAAAAAGTGAGAATGACCTtcaaactaa
- the SELENOP gene encoding selenoprotein P isoform 2 precursor (UGA stop codons recoded as selenocysteine; isoform 2 precursor is encoded by transcript variant 3): protein MCSGLDAVAHACNPSTLGGQGRRITRTTPAMWRSLGLALALCLLPSGGTESQDQSSLCKQPPAWSIRDQDPMLNSNGSVTVVALLQASUYLCILQASKLEDLRVKLKKEGYSNISYIVVNHQGISSRLKYTHLKNKVSEHIPVYQQEENQTDVWTLLNGSKDDFLIYDRCGRLVYHLGLPFSFLTFPYVEEAIKIAYCEKKCGNCSLTTLKDEDFCKRVSLATVDKTVETPSPHYHHEHHHNHGHQHLGSSELSENQQPGAPNAPTHPAPPGLHHHHKHKGQHRQGHPENRDMPASEDLQDLQKKLCRKRCINQLLCKLPTDSELAPRSUCCHCRHLIFEKTGSAITUQCKENLPSLCSUQGLRAEENITESCQURLPPAAUQISQQLIPTEASASURUKNQAKKUEUPSN, encoded by the exons ATGTGCTctgggctggacgcggtggctcacgcttgtaatcccagcactttgggaggccaaggcaggcggatcacgag GACAACCCCAGCAATGTGGAGAAGCCTGGGGCTTGCCCTGGCTCTCTGTCTCCTCCCATCGGGAGGAACAGAGAGCCAGGACCAAAGCTCCTTATGTAAGCAACCCCCAGCCTGGAGCATAAGAGATCAAGATCCAATGCTAAACTCCAATGGTTCAGTGACTGTGGTTGCTCTTCTTCAAGCCAGCTGATACCTGTGCATACTGCAGGCATCTAA ATTAGAAGACCTGCGAGTAAAACTGAAGAAAGAAGGATATTCTAATATTTCTTATATTGTTGTTAATCATCAAGGAATCTCTTCTCGATTAAAATACACACATCTTAAGAATAAGGTTTCAGAGCATATTCCTGTTTATCAacaagaagaaaaccaaacagaTGTCTGGACTCTTTTAAATGGAAGCAAAGATGACTTCCTCATATATGATAG ATGTGGCCGTCTTGTATATCATCTTGGTTTGCCTTTTTCCTTCCTAACTTTCCCATATGTAGAAGAAGCCATTAAGATTGCttactgtgaaaagaaatgtggaAACTGCTCTCTCACg ACTCTCAAAGATGAAGACTTTTGTAAACGTGTATCTTTGGCTACTGTGGATAAAACAGTTGAAACTCCATCGCCTCATTACCATCATGAGCATCATCACAATCATGGACATCAGCACCTTGGCAGCAGTGAGCTTTCAGAGAATCAGCAACCAGGAGCACCAAATGCTCCTACTCATCCTGCTCCTCCAGGCCTTCATCACCACCATAAGCACAAGGGTCAGCATAGGCAGGGTCACCCAGAGAACCGAGATATGCCAGCAAGTGAAGATTTACAAGATTTACAAAAGAAGCTCTGTCGAAAGAGATGTATAAATCAATTACTCTGTAAATTGCCCACAGATTCAGAGTTGGCTCCTAGGAGCTGATGCTGCCATTGTCGACATCTGATATTTGAAAAAACAGGGTCTGCAATCACCTGACAGTGTAAAGAAAACCTCCCATCTTTATGTAGCTGACAGGGACTTCGGGCAGAGGAGAACATAACTGAATCTTGTCAGTGACGTTTGCCTCCAGCTGCCTGACAAATAAGTCAGCAGCTTATACCCACAGAAGCCAGTGCCAGTTGACGCTGAAAGAATCAGGCAAAAAAGTGAGAATGACCTtcaaactaa